A genomic window from Halorubrum trapanicum includes:
- a CDS encoding cbb3-type cytochrome c oxidase subunit I → MSGLPPTTSVKRWFVTTNHKDIGILYTITALFFLLFGGVMALLIRLQLWDPTSQILSGLAYNEAVTAHGLIMVFWFLSPFAFGFANYFVPLQIGADDLAFPRLNALSYWLYLGSGLLLAISFFQGGTLSAGWTIYAPLNVPMYTPSIGSTGAVLALAMFVTGTTASTVNFLTSIHHSRAEGMGIMDMPMFTWSMLATVWMMLFAFAALLAVGLILAADRVLGSVYFSATEGGSLLWGHLFWFFGHPEVYIVFFPALGVMLELFQTFSGRRLVGRKWVIISICLISVQSFLVWMHHMFLTTINLEIKTLMMATTIGISLPFDLVVFALIYTLIKGRIQFTTPFLFAFGALLLFILGGITGVFLGAIVLDYEFRGTYWVVAHFHYVMFGGATALFGGAYYWFPKITGKMYDEFLGKLHFAIFFIGFNAVYFSMFLGWETPRRVFEYNPEFQIYHQFGTIGAFVLGFSFFIMFYNFAKSFVSGEPAGDNPWDYSRTAEWAVSSPPPLENWPNRPSYASGKLEFVKDYVPDGGPAMKTDDNGDVATDGGDSHSAHISEYPYWDKHPSHASIWPFALAVALGVTLFGFSGFAEAVTVELGETAMQSDVVISNALYPTAIVAGLVGLLYTGVKWGLEDFYAPPSEFAERWPFNGVEKVKLGMWFFLASDVIVFGAFLSAAIFVRYNAGWMTWSPLTESLPGLINTFVLITSSFTVILALVAARRESRQGLLATLGATILLGFTFMAIKLWEWNHEIFDRGVTISANAHGDPIQASIYYVTTGLHGIHVLLGLVIAIFLFVRAYQGHYLDDERPIEYFGLYWHFVDIVWVFIFPLFYLF, encoded by the coding sequence ATGAGCGGACTCCCGCCGACGACCTCCGTCAAGCGCTGGTTCGTGACGACCAACCACAAGGACATCGGAATCCTCTACACGATCACCGCGCTGTTCTTCCTGCTGTTCGGCGGCGTGATGGCGCTGCTCATCCGCCTCCAGCTGTGGGACCCGACGAGCCAGATACTCTCCGGGCTGGCGTACAACGAGGCTGTCACCGCCCACGGGCTGATAATGGTGTTCTGGTTCCTCTCGCCGTTCGCGTTCGGCTTCGCGAACTACTTCGTGCCGCTTCAGATCGGCGCGGACGACCTCGCGTTCCCGCGGCTGAACGCCCTGTCGTACTGGCTGTACCTGGGCTCGGGCCTCCTCCTCGCGATCAGCTTCTTCCAGGGCGGCACGCTGTCGGCGGGGTGGACGATTTACGCCCCGCTCAACGTGCCGATGTACACGCCGAGTATCGGTTCGACCGGCGCGGTGCTCGCGCTCGCGATGTTCGTCACCGGGACCACGGCGTCGACGGTGAACTTCCTCACGTCCATCCACCACTCCCGCGCCGAGGGGATGGGGATCATGGACATGCCGATGTTCACCTGGTCGATGCTCGCGACCGTGTGGATGATGCTGTTCGCGTTCGCCGCGCTGCTCGCGGTCGGGCTCATCCTCGCCGCGGACCGCGTCCTCGGCAGCGTCTACTTCTCGGCGACCGAAGGCGGCTCCCTCCTGTGGGGCCACCTGTTCTGGTTCTTCGGTCACCCCGAGGTGTACATCGTCTTCTTCCCGGCGCTCGGCGTCATGCTGGAGCTGTTCCAGACGTTCTCCGGTCGCCGCCTCGTCGGGCGGAAGTGGGTGATCATCTCCATCTGTCTGATCTCCGTCCAGTCGTTCCTCGTGTGGATGCACCACATGTTCCTGACGACGATCAACCTGGAGATCAAGACGCTGATGATGGCGACGACCATCGGCATCTCGCTCCCCTTCGACCTGGTCGTCTTCGCGCTGATCTACACGCTGATCAAGGGGCGGATACAGTTCACGACCCCGTTCCTGTTCGCGTTCGGCGCCCTGCTGTTGTTCATCCTCGGCGGGATCACAGGCGTCTTCCTCGGCGCCATCGTGCTCGACTACGAGTTCCGCGGCACCTACTGGGTGGTCGCGCACTTCCACTACGTGATGTTCGGCGGCGCGACGGCGCTGTTCGGCGGGGCCTACTACTGGTTCCCGAAGATCACGGGGAAGATGTACGACGAGTTCCTCGGGAAGCTCCACTTCGCGATCTTCTTCATCGGCTTCAACGCCGTCTACTTCTCGATGTTCCTCGGCTGGGAGACCCCCCGCCGGGTGTTCGAGTACAACCCCGAGTTCCAGATCTACCACCAGTTCGGGACGATCGGCGCCTTCGTGCTCGGGTTCTCTTTCTTCATCATGTTCTACAACTTCGCGAAGTCCTTCGTCTCCGGCGAGCCCGCCGGCGACAACCCGTGGGACTACTCGCGGACCGCGGAGTGGGCGGTCTCCTCGCCCCCGCCGCTTGAGAACTGGCCCAACCGACCGTCGTACGCCTCCGGGAAGCTGGAGTTCGTGAAAGACTACGTGCCGGACGGCGGGCCCGCGATGAAGACGGACGACAACGGCGATGTCGCTACCGACGGCGGCGACAGCCACTCGGCGCACATCTCCGAGTACCCGTACTGGGACAAACACCCGAGCCACGCCAGCATCTGGCCGTTCGCGCTCGCCGTGGCGCTCGGCGTCACGCTGTTCGGCTTCTCCGGCTTCGCGGAGGCAGTCACCGTCGAGCTGGGCGAGACGGCCATGCAGAGCGACGTCGTCATCTCTAACGCCTTGTACCCGACCGCTATCGTGGCCGGCCTCGTCGGGCTCCTCTACACCGGCGTGAAGTGGGGGCTTGAGGACTTCTACGCGCCGCCCTCGGAGTTCGCCGAGCGCTGGCCGTTCAACGGCGTCGAGAAGGTGAAGCTGGGGATGTGGTTCTTCCTGGCCTCCGACGTGATCGTCTTCGGCGCGTTCCTCTCGGCGGCCATCTTCGTCCGCTACAACGCGGGCTGGATGACCTGGTCGCCGCTGACGGAGTCGCTGCCGGGGCTCATCAACACCTTCGTGCTGATCACGTCCTCGTTCACCGTCATCCTCGCGCTGGTCGCGGCTCGCCGCGAGAGCCGGCAGGGGCTCTTGGCGACGCTCGGTGCGACCATCCTGCTCGGGTTCACGTTCATGGCGATCAAGCTGTGGGAGTGGAACCACGAGATCTTCGACCGGGGCGTGACCATCTCCGCGAACGCCCACGGTGACCCGATCCAGGCGTCGATCTACTACGTCACGACCGGGCTCCACGGGATCCACGTGCTGCTCGGCTTAGTGATCGCCATCTTCCTGTTCGTCAGGGCGTACCAGGGGCACTACCTCGACGACGAGCGGCCGATCGAGTACTTCGGCCTCTACTGGCACTTCGTGGACATCGTCTGGGTGTTCATCTTCCCGCTGTTCTACCTCTTCTGA
- a CDS encoding zinc ribbon domain-containing protein gives MAERTRRRPWLAALLALVVSGLGHAYLRRWARALGWYVAVTAAVFVFVPESAISGVFAGDPPTVREVAPAAAVVGASVIDAYVVALRNNRAYEREREAALATGRTESTDHGTAEEPNAPSAGTAEEPNAPSTRTTDDGGTVRCPECGKETDPTFDFCQWCAEPVGEDDA, from the coding sequence ATGGCAGAACGCACTCGCCGGCGGCCCTGGCTCGCCGCCCTGCTCGCGCTCGTCGTCTCCGGACTCGGTCACGCCTACCTCCGCCGATGGGCCCGGGCGCTCGGCTGGTACGTGGCGGTCACCGCGGCGGTGTTCGTGTTCGTTCCCGAGTCGGCGATATCGGGCGTGTTCGCCGGAGACCCCCCGACGGTCCGAGAGGTCGCCCCCGCCGCAGCGGTCGTCGGCGCCAGCGTTATCGACGCGTACGTCGTGGCGCTCCGGAACAACCGGGCGTACGAGCGAGAGCGGGAGGCTGCCCTCGCGACCGGCCGCACGGAGTCGACCGACCACGGGACGGCGGAGGAACCGAACGCGCCGTCCGCGGGGACGGCAGAGGAACCGAACGCACCCTCAACGAGGACGACGGACGACGGCGGGACCGTGCGCTGTCCGGAGTGCGGGAAGGAGACCGATCCGACGTTCGACTTCTGTCAGTGGTGCGCCGAACCGGTGGGTGAGGACGACGCGTAA
- a CDS encoding NAD-dependent epimerase/dehydratase family protein yields MTDTALVVGGTRFIGRHTVEELLAHDYEVAIFNRGNHENPFADDDRVTHVEGDRKDETALRAAKLSVEPDVVIDCVAYHPADVETATEVFADVDGYVYISSGSSYAAEDIPKREGETPLEPCTDAQATDDSHETYGNRKAEGDRAVFAAAEAGVSAMAVRPCIVYGPHDYTERLDYWIDRVLTHDRVVVPGDGQNLWHRAYVEDVASALRIVAERGEPGAAYNVGDRRALTLRETLETIADVAGADCEVVTASDDALAAGDLDPEDFTLYREYPHLLDTCALADLGWESTPVDEAMARTVEEHRESDRDGSEWDPGREAEERVIGVKETL; encoded by the coding sequence ATGACAGACACGGCGCTCGTCGTCGGCGGCACGCGATTCATCGGCCGCCACACCGTCGAGGAACTGCTGGCGCACGACTACGAGGTCGCGATATTCAACCGGGGGAACCACGAGAACCCCTTCGCGGACGACGACCGGGTGACCCACGTCGAGGGCGACCGGAAAGACGAGACCGCGTTACGCGCCGCGAAGCTCTCGGTCGAGCCCGACGTCGTGATCGACTGCGTCGCCTATCACCCAGCAGACGTGGAGACCGCGACGGAGGTCTTCGCCGACGTCGACGGCTACGTGTACATCTCCTCGGGGTCCAGCTACGCCGCCGAGGATATCCCCAAACGAGAGGGGGAGACGCCGCTGGAGCCGTGTACGGACGCGCAGGCGACCGACGACTCGCACGAGACGTACGGCAACCGGAAGGCCGAGGGCGACCGCGCGGTGTTCGCGGCCGCCGAGGCGGGGGTTTCCGCGATGGCGGTCCGCCCGTGTATCGTCTACGGCCCACACGACTACACGGAGCGGCTCGACTACTGGATCGACCGCGTGCTCACCCACGACCGCGTGGTCGTCCCCGGCGACGGGCAGAACCTCTGGCACCGGGCGTACGTCGAGGACGTCGCGAGCGCGCTGCGGATCGTCGCCGAGCGCGGCGAGCCGGGCGCGGCGTACAACGTCGGCGACCGGCGCGCGCTCACGCTGCGGGAGACGCTGGAGACGATCGCCGACGTCGCGGGCGCCGACTGCGAAGTCGTCACGGCGAGCGACGACGCGCTGGCGGCCGGCGACCTCGATCCGGAGGATTTCACGCTCTACCGCGAGTACCCCCACCTGCTCGACACCTGCGCGCTCGCCGACCTCGGCTGGGAGTCGACGCCGGTCGACGAGGCGATGGCGCGGACCGTCGAGGAACACCGCGAGTCGGACCGCGACGGGAGCGAGTGGGATCCCGGCCGCGAGGCCGAGGAGCGCGTCATCGGCGTGAAGGAGACGCTCTGA
- a CDS encoding GNAT family N-acetyltransferase: MDLREATAEDVDAVRSVARESLVASYGHAVDEELLDEAVEEWYDAGDLGDDVEDDDAVFPVAVVDGVVVGFAESYVVGRRERVGEIDWLHVHPDHRGSGIGSALLERVESALRSADVDRIEARVLADNEAGTEFYEREGYELTGERDVDIGGQTFTEREFRKQVGRLRGISEATYQTEDGRTVHVAFDESDRGSQAPFYVAYVDPDHERRYGYLCGNCEGTDIAIDTMDRMECRDCGNRRKPARWDAAY; the protein is encoded by the coding sequence ATGGACCTACGCGAAGCAACCGCCGAAGACGTCGACGCGGTCCGGTCGGTCGCCCGGGAGTCGCTCGTGGCGTCGTACGGACACGCGGTCGACGAGGAGCTGTTGGACGAGGCCGTCGAGGAGTGGTACGACGCCGGCGACCTCGGCGACGACGTCGAGGACGACGACGCGGTGTTCCCGGTCGCCGTCGTGGATGGGGTCGTCGTCGGGTTCGCGGAGAGCTACGTCGTCGGGCGCCGCGAGCGCGTCGGCGAGATCGACTGGCTCCACGTCCATCCGGACCACAGGGGGTCGGGAATCGGCTCCGCGCTCCTCGAACGGGTCGAGTCCGCGCTCCGCTCGGCCGACGTCGACCGCATCGAGGCGCGCGTGCTCGCCGACAACGAGGCGGGCACGGAGTTCTACGAGCGCGAGGGGTACGAACTCACCGGCGAGCGCGACGTCGACATCGGCGGCCAGACGTTCACGGAACGGGAGTTCCGGAAACAGGTCGGCCGGCTCAGGGGTATCTCCGAGGCGACCTACCAGACCGAAGACGGAAGGACGGTTCACGTCGCGTTCGACGAGAGCGACCGCGGCTCGCAGGCCCCGTTCTACGTCGCCTACGTCGACCCGGACCACGAGCGTCGGTACGGCTACCTCTGCGGCAACTGCGAGGGGACGGATATCGCGATCGACACGATGGACCGGATGGAGTGCCGCGACTGCGGGAACCGCCGGAAGCCGGCGCGCTGGGACGCGGCATACTGA
- a CDS encoding pirin family protein: protein MTENESSATRPAPLSGQIVRHGTGVNSNRAFPTEEHPQHLDPFVLFERFYIEPDQGFPMHPHRGFEIVSYMIEGGMDHEDSLGVTNTARENEAMHITTGGGIRHSEFPADGAGCNGLQLWVNLPREDKEMDPDYSDAAVDELPTEEFGGATVTAVVGDGSPLSTHTPLEYLDAEVTDSWRWEVPDEWAGFLYVVDGAGTVNVDGAGSADAIAEGEVLPVTDAEAVDVAADESLRAVAVSGRPHGEPIRQQGPFVL, encoded by the coding sequence GTGACTGAAAACGAGTCGAGCGCGACCCGACCGGCGCCCCTGTCGGGCCAAATCGTCCGCCACGGCACCGGGGTGAACTCGAACCGGGCCTTCCCGACCGAGGAACATCCGCAGCACCTCGATCCGTTCGTCCTCTTCGAGCGGTTCTACATCGAGCCGGACCAGGGGTTCCCGATGCACCCGCACCGCGGGTTCGAGATCGTCTCCTACATGATCGAGGGCGGCATGGACCACGAGGACAGCCTCGGGGTGACGAACACCGCCCGCGAGAACGAGGCGATGCACATCACGACCGGCGGCGGGATCCGGCACTCGGAGTTCCCCGCCGACGGCGCCGGCTGTAACGGGCTCCAGCTCTGGGTGAACCTGCCTCGCGAGGACAAAGAGATGGATCCCGACTACTCGGACGCCGCGGTCGACGAACTCCCGACCGAGGAGTTCGGCGGCGCGACGGTCACCGCGGTCGTCGGCGACGGGTCGCCGCTGTCGACGCACACGCCGCTGGAGTACCTCGACGCAGAGGTCACCGACTCGTGGCGGTGGGAGGTCCCGGACGAGTGGGCCGGCTTCCTCTACGTCGTCGACGGCGCGGGGACGGTGAACGTCGATGGGGCCGGCTCCGCGGACGCGATCGCCGAGGGCGAGGTCCTCCCGGTGACGGACGCCGAGGCGGTCGACGTCGCCGCCGACGAGTCGCTCCGCGCGGTTGCGGTCTCGGGTCGCCCGCACGGGGAACCGATCCGCCAGCAGGGCCCGTTCGTCCTCTGA
- the sod gene encoding superoxide dismutase, whose protein sequence is MSYELDPLPYDYDALEPHISEQVLEWHHDTHHQGYVNGWNAAEETLEENREAGDFSSSGGAIRNVTHNSSGHILHDLFWQNMSPAGGDEPEGALADRIEEDFGSYEAWKGEFEAAASAASGWALLVYDTFSNQLRNVVVDKHDQGAIWGGHPILALDVWEHSYYHDYGPARGEFVDNFFEVVDWDEPSSRYEQAVELFE, encoded by the coding sequence ATGAGCTACGAACTCGATCCGCTGCCGTACGACTACGACGCGCTTGAGCCGCACATCTCCGAGCAGGTGCTCGAATGGCATCACGACACCCATCATCAGGGGTACGTCAACGGCTGGAACGCCGCCGAAGAGACGCTCGAAGAGAACCGCGAGGCGGGCGACTTCTCTTCGTCCGGCGGGGCCATCCGCAACGTGACCCACAACTCCTCGGGCCACATCCTCCACGACCTGTTCTGGCAGAACATGTCGCCGGCGGGCGGCGACGAGCCCGAGGGTGCGCTGGCCGACCGCATCGAGGAGGACTTCGGCTCGTACGAGGCCTGGAAGGGCGAGTTCGAGGCGGCAGCCTCCGCGGCCAGCGGCTGGGCGCTGCTGGTGTACGACACGTTCTCGAACCAGCTCCGCAACGTCGTGGTCGACAAGCACGACCAGGGCGCGATCTGGGGCGGCCACCCGATCCTCGCGCTGGACGTCTGGGAGCACTCCTACTACCACGACTACGGCCCGGCCCGCGGCGAGTTCGTCGACAACTTCTTCGAAGTCGTCGACTGGGACGAGCCGTCCAGCCGTTACGAGCAGGCCGTCGAGCTGTTCGAGTAA
- a CDS encoding helix-turn-helix domain-containing protein, translating into MSQFDRSAGVPADGERTDRIDGADASAATPRTESRVPPAEVFSVLGNETRVEVLRALLDLGGDESPVSFTDLFERVDATDSANFSYHLDRLTGHFIRRGDDGYEFRAPGRKVVSAIFTGALTERAQLGFFPAEGSCHACGGDLHAWYVDDTLSVGCADCGAIQVSYPFPAGALDGRSTDDLLDAFGHYVRHHYCLAADGVCPECTGTVETDLVRTPEEEGQEVAVEHACRRCSYDLRSTVGLLLLDDADVLRFHADRGVDPSSAPFWTFDWCVSDAATTVVSEEPLRVRLTISCAGDEMRVGVDETGTVVETDAPELDAR; encoded by the coding sequence ATGAGTCAGTTCGACCGGTCCGCCGGCGTCCCGGCCGACGGAGAGCGGACGGACCGCATCGACGGCGCCGACGCGTCGGCAGCGACCCCGCGGACCGAATCGCGGGTCCCGCCCGCCGAGGTGTTCTCGGTCCTCGGTAACGAGACGCGGGTCGAGGTCCTCCGCGCGCTGCTCGACCTCGGCGGCGACGAGTCGCCCGTGAGCTTCACCGACCTGTTCGAGCGGGTCGACGCGACGGACAGCGCGAACTTCAGCTACCACCTCGACCGGCTCACCGGCCACTTCATTCGCCGGGGCGACGACGGCTACGAGTTCCGCGCGCCCGGACGGAAGGTCGTGAGCGCCATCTTCACCGGCGCGCTGACCGAGCGCGCGCAGCTGGGCTTCTTCCCGGCCGAGGGGTCGTGTCACGCCTGCGGCGGGGACCTCCACGCCTGGTACGTCGACGACACGCTCTCCGTCGGCTGCGCCGACTGCGGCGCGATCCAGGTGAGCTACCCGTTCCCGGCGGGCGCGCTCGACGGCCGCTCGACCGACGACCTGCTGGACGCCTTCGGCCACTACGTCCGCCACCACTACTGCCTGGCCGCGGACGGCGTCTGCCCCGAGTGTACCGGGACGGTCGAGACCGACCTCGTGCGCACCCCCGAGGAGGAGGGTCAGGAAGTCGCCGTCGAGCACGCCTGCCGGCGCTGTAGCTACGACCTCCGATCCACCGTCGGTCTCCTGCTGCTCGACGACGCCGACGTGCTCCGATTCCACGCGGACCGCGGCGTCGACCCGAGCTCGGCGCCGTTCTGGACGTTCGACTGGTGCGTGAGCGACGCCGCGACGACGGTCGTCTCCGAGGAGCCGCTCCGCGTTCGCCTGACGATCTCCTGCGCGGGCGACGAGATGCGCGTGGGCGTCGACGAGACCGGAACGGTCGTCGAGACCGACGCACCCGAACTCGACGCGCGGTAA
- a CDS encoding aldehyde dehydrogenase family protein: MSDLSIDAAWDELYVDGEWCASERGETIAVEDPSTRETVTEVASGTEADVDAAYEAAAEAQEAWGEQPPARRQAVIEEFHEALDAHADEIIELLEHEVGGSAIMGETSIQIASDHASEAATLPRRMKGEHAASNIPGKENQLRVGPKGVVTVISPWNFPLNLSMRAVAPAIAAGNSVVLKPSTNSPITGGLLFAKLFEETDLPDGVLNVVTGRGSEIGDRVASHPESDVVAFTGSTEVGKHVAGLAGENLAVPAMELGGNNAHVVTADADLDRALDAAAFGSFVHQGQVCISINRHVVHEDIYDEYVAGLVERAESLPTGGVHDPETIVGPIIDESQRDEMLEYVDETVEAGATLETGGHTVDVDGVDDSLVVAPTVLSGVTNDMPAAANEHFGPIAPVIPFSDVDEAVAIANDTEYGLSGAVHSGDLGTAKEIADRMETGNVHINDQPINDEAHVPFSGVGASGVGHYNSDAFLSEITETKWISIQHEPREYPF, translated from the coding sequence ATGAGTGACCTATCGATCGACGCGGCGTGGGACGAGCTCTACGTCGACGGCGAGTGGTGCGCGAGCGAGCGCGGCGAGACCATCGCGGTCGAGGACCCCTCGACGCGAGAGACGGTGACCGAGGTGGCCTCGGGGACCGAGGCCGACGTGGACGCGGCCTACGAGGCAGCGGCCGAGGCGCAGGAGGCGTGGGGCGAGCAGCCGCCCGCCCGGCGGCAGGCGGTGATCGAGGAGTTCCACGAGGCGCTCGACGCGCACGCCGACGAGATAATCGAGCTGCTGGAGCACGAGGTCGGCGGCTCCGCCATCATGGGCGAGACGTCGATCCAGATCGCGAGCGACCACGCGAGCGAGGCCGCGACGCTCCCGCGCCGGATGAAGGGCGAACACGCCGCCTCCAACATCCCCGGCAAGGAGAACCAGCTACGGGTCGGCCCGAAGGGCGTCGTCACGGTGATCTCGCCGTGGAACTTCCCGCTGAACCTCTCGATGCGGGCGGTCGCGCCCGCGATCGCGGCCGGGAACTCGGTCGTCCTCAAGCCCTCGACGAACTCCCCGATCACCGGCGGGCTGCTGTTCGCGAAGCTGTTCGAGGAGACCGACCTCCCCGACGGCGTCCTGAACGTCGTCACCGGCCGCGGCTCCGAGATCGGCGACCGCGTCGCGAGCCACCCCGAGAGCGACGTCGTCGCCTTCACGGGCTCGACGGAAGTGGGCAAGCACGTCGCGGGCCTCGCCGGCGAGAACCTCGCCGTCCCGGCGATGGAGCTGGGCGGCAACAACGCGCACGTCGTCACCGCGGACGCCGACCTCGACCGCGCGCTCGACGCCGCCGCGTTCGGCTCCTTCGTCCATCAGGGACAGGTGTGTATCTCGATCAACCGACACGTCGTCCACGAGGACATCTACGACGAGTACGTCGCGGGCCTCGTCGAGCGCGCCGAGTCGCTGCCGACCGGCGGCGTCCACGATCCGGAGACGATCGTCGGCCCGATCATCGACGAGTCGCAGCGCGACGAGATGCTGGAGTACGTCGACGAGACGGTCGAGGCGGGCGCGACCCTGGAGACGGGGGGCCACACGGTCGACGTCGACGGCGTCGACGACTCCCTCGTCGTCGCGCCGACCGTCCTGTCGGGCGTGACGAACGACATGCCCGCGGCGGCGAACGAGCACTTCGGCCCGATCGCGCCCGTGATCCCGTTCTCGGACGTCGACGAGGCGGTCGCGATCGCCAACGACACCGAGTACGGGCTCTCGGGTGCGGTCCACTCCGGCGACCTCGGCACGGCGAAGGAGATCGCCGACCGCATGGAGACGGGCAACGTCCACATCAACGACCAGCCGATCAACGACGAGGCGCACGTCCCGTTCAGCGGGGTCGGCGCCTCCGGCGTCGGCCACTACAACAGCGACGCGTTCCTCTCGGAGATCACCGAGACGAAGTGGATCTCGATCCAGCACGAGCCGCGCGAGTACCCGTTCTGA